Proteins from a genomic interval of Spirochaetia bacterium 38H-sp:
- a CDS encoding RNA polymerase sigma factor RpoD/SigA, with protein MAVKTIKKKRKIADVKTSDENTLSMYLKEINKIPLLTREEEDYYARLAVNGDEEAKQKLVTANLRFVVNVAKKYQNQGLPLSDLISEGNIGLLNAIERFDPDKGYHFISYAVWWIRQAILKAISEKSRMIRLPLNRANELVQIEKARKIINSQGGESDEISRVAETLDYDESHVANLINISRDYVSLDTPVYEDKDSTMLGDYLSDDASRPPEEVVVEQSLKNDIDRLLETLTEKEADIIRYRFGLNGRHPMSLKEIGDIYNLTKERIRQIEKKALKKMQESGFAKTLESYIAS; from the coding sequence ATGGCTGTAAAAACTATAAAGAAAAAAAGAAAGATAGCTGATGTTAAAACATCTGATGAAAATACTCTCTCAATGTATCTTAAGGAAATCAACAAGATTCCTCTTCTTACAAGAGAAGAAGAAGATTATTATGCTCGTCTTGCTGTCAATGGTGATGAGGAAGCTAAGCAGAAACTTGTTACTGCCAATTTGCGATTTGTTGTCAATGTTGCTAAAAAATATCAGAACCAGGGACTTCCCCTGTCAGATCTTATAAGCGAAGGCAATATAGGTCTGCTTAATGCAATAGAAAGATTTGATCCTGATAAGGGATATCATTTTATTTCCTATGCAGTATGGTGGATAAGGCAGGCTATTCTCAAAGCCATAAGCGAAAAATCACGCATGATAAGACTTCCTCTTAACAGGGCCAACGAGCTTGTACAGATAGAAAAGGCAAGAAAGATTATCAATTCTCAGGGCGGTGAGTCTGATGAGATAAGCCGAGTGGCAGAGACTCTTGATTATGATGAGTCCCATGTTGCCAATCTTATCAATATTTCTCGCGACTATGTGTCACTTGATACGCCTGTATATGAGGATAAAGACTCTACCATGCTGGGAGATTATCTTAGCGATGATGCTTCCAGGCCGCCTGAAGAAGTTGTTGTGGAGCAGTCTCTTAAGAACGATATAGACAGGCTTCTTGAAACTTTGACTGAGAAAGAAGCTGATATTATAAGATATAGGTTTGGTCTCAATGGCCGGCATCCAATGTCTCTAAAGGAGATTGGCGATATATATAATCTTACCAAAGAAAGAATAAGACAGATAGAGAAAAAGGCTCTCAAAAAGATGCAGGAATCCGGGTTTGCAAAGACTCTAGAAAGTTATATTGCCTCCTGA
- a CDS encoding co-chaperone GroES, which produces MKVKPLGDRILVKIEMGETKTAGGIYIPQTAQEKTQMGTVVAVGDDKDAIKVKVDDKVLYDKYAGTNIKIDGEEYLILGMNDVLGIVED; this is translated from the coding sequence ATGAAGGTAAAACCACTAGGTGACAGAATTCTTGTAAAAATCGAGATGGGCGAGACAAAAACAGCTGGAGGAATATATATTCCTCAGACTGCCCAGGAAAAAACCCAGATGGGTACTGTTGTTGCAGTAGGCGACGACAAGGACGCAATAAAAGTAAAAGTAGATGACAAGGTTCTTTATGACAAGTATGCAGGAACCAACATCAAAATCGACGGAGAGGAATACCTCATCCTCGGCATGAATGACGTACTTGGTATAGTAGAAGACTAA
- a CDS encoding helicase C-terminal domain-containing protein — protein MDVEKKLSRAACEKLRAAISDAMGNEVVAAGFLGKDGIIEDIKIVSRGDVESAPALIKHFDGADVVIHNHPSGVLAPSKADLSFANYVGDDGIGFFIVDNSVRFVYVVTEPIIHKEISPISVDKLAAFLEPGGAFSGMETYEYREKQVDLLKKIAKSFNESEILIAEAGTGIGKSYAYIIPAIKWAEENQERVVISTATINLQQQLIEKDIPLVKKMLGSDIKVCLVKGRQNYLCRRRLAELLTDGDSELFTDMDKVKEIAEWADNTPTGDKVDIPFFVEPELWSRVCSETETCMGIRCPDRERCHVLRVRKEAASSGILVVNHHLLFSDLSIRLDGRGFEGSGVLPSFHRLIFDEAHNLENSATSFFSMSLLPESLWRLLRRFFSIKKGRKTGALMRLTKELGPSSEADELQASAASISAALDTVQVVWLAALSDSYTLSIKDSSGYDAQMASLAKLQEEVLHLVSIFDSYMRTLDDTLKELPVVQEALMLVNRIGDAARFCQAFRDRDMEDMVYWAEKISLSRGGHTVRLIISPINPGKYMKEALYETCDTIVFTSATLTVKNDFSFWKRSAGLIGIESLRHISEAVFPSPFCYEENVLLAVPSDLPMPDSPDYCDALSSFLRELLIVSEGHALILFTSYSLLSTVYEQVAPFLRKHEIVSFRQGEDERSRLLNRFKDMPASVLFGTESFWEGVDVPGDALKLVVLSRLPFRVPSHPITEARISYLNKHGKRAFALRQLPEAVMRFKQGFGRLMRRSSDRGVVLVTDVRCITKPYGRLFLDSVPPARQFVASSEAVISEVEGFLYG, from the coding sequence ATGGATGTGGAAAAGAAGCTGTCCAGGGCAGCATGTGAAAAACTGAGAGCTGCAATATCCGATGCAATGGGCAACGAAGTTGTTGCGGCAGGATTCCTTGGGAAAGACGGCATAATAGAGGATATAAAGATTGTCTCAAGGGGAGATGTAGAAAGTGCACCGGCACTTATAAAGCACTTTGATGGAGCGGATGTTGTTATACATAACCATCCAAGCGGGGTTCTGGCTCCAAGTAAAGCCGACTTATCTTTTGCAAACTACGTAGGTGATGATGGTATAGGCTTCTTTATAGTGGATAACAGCGTACGCTTTGTGTATGTGGTAACAGAGCCAATAATCCATAAAGAGATAAGTCCGATATCAGTGGATAAGCTCGCCGCATTTCTTGAGCCCGGAGGAGCCTTCTCCGGTATGGAAACATACGAGTACAGGGAAAAACAGGTAGATCTTCTCAAAAAAATAGCAAAGAGTTTTAATGAGAGCGAGATTCTCATAGCAGAAGCAGGGACAGGTATAGGAAAATCGTATGCTTACATAATCCCGGCAATAAAATGGGCAGAAGAAAATCAAGAAAGAGTTGTAATAAGTACGGCAACCATTAATCTGCAGCAGCAGCTTATAGAAAAAGATATCCCTCTTGTAAAAAAGATGCTTGGCTCGGATATAAAAGTATGCCTTGTAAAGGGCCGGCAAAACTATCTGTGCAGAAGACGTCTTGCAGAGCTGCTTACCGATGGAGACTCTGAGCTTTTTACGGATATGGATAAGGTCAAGGAAATAGCCGAGTGGGCGGATAATACTCCTACCGGCGACAAAGTGGATATACCCTTTTTTGTTGAGCCTGAGCTATGGAGCAGAGTATGCTCCGAGACAGAAACCTGTATGGGAATACGCTGTCCTGACAGAGAAAGATGCCATGTTCTCAGGGTAAGAAAAGAAGCAGCCTCATCCGGAATACTCGTGGTTAATCATCATCTGCTTTTTTCCGACCTTAGTATACGACTTGATGGCAGAGGATTTGAAGGAAGCGGTGTGCTTCCGTCTTTTCACAGGCTTATTTTTGATGAGGCTCATAATCTGGAGAACAGCGCCACATCCTTTTTTTCTATGAGCCTTCTTCCCGAGAGCTTATGGAGACTTCTTAGACGTTTTTTTTCCATAAAAAAAGGCAGGAAAACAGGTGCACTCATGCGACTTACCAAAGAGCTAGGGCCATCTTCTGAGGCAGATGAGCTTCAGGCATCTGCGGCTAGCATAAGCGCAGCTCTTGATACTGTGCAGGTAGTATGGCTTGCTGCACTTTCTGACAGCTATACACTGTCTATAAAAGACTCCTCCGGTTATGATGCTCAGATGGCAAGCCTTGCAAAGCTGCAAGAAGAAGTTCTGCACCTTGTCTCTATTTTTGACTCTTATATGCGAACTCTTGATGACACTTTAAAGGAACTTCCTGTTGTGCAGGAAGCCCTGATGCTTGTAAACCGAATCGGAGACGCTGCCAGATTTTGTCAGGCCTTTAGAGACAGGGATATGGAAGATATGGTCTACTGGGCGGAGAAAATCTCTCTTTCTAGAGGCGGTCATACTGTAAGGCTCATCATAAGTCCCATAAATCCAGGCAAGTATATGAAAGAAGCCCTCTATGAGACCTGTGATACAATCGTTTTTACCAGTGCCACGCTTACCGTAAAAAACGATTTTTCCTTCTGGAAGCGTTCTGCAGGGCTTATTGGCATAGAGAGTCTAAGGCACATATCTGAGGCAGTATTTCCTTCTCCCTTCTGCTATGAAGAGAACGTCTTGCTGGCTGTTCCCTCTGACCTACCCATGCCGGACAGCCCTGATTATTGTGATGCTCTGTCTTCTTTTCTGAGAGAACTCCTTATTGTATCGGAGGGGCACGCACTGATACTCTTTACATCTTATTCTCTCTTATCCACTGTCTACGAACAGGTTGCACCCTTCTTGAGAAAGCATGAAATCGTATCCTTCCGTCAGGGGGAGGACGAGAGGAGCAGACTTCTTAACCGCTTTAAGGACATGCCTGCCAGTGTCTTGTTTGGTACTGAGAGCTTTTGGGAAGGTGTCGATGTTCCTGGTGATGCACTCAAACTTGTTGTCTTAAGCAGACTGCCGTTTCGTGTGCCCTCTCATCCCATAACAGAGGCGAGAATATCCTATCTCAACAAACATGGAAAGAGAGCCTTTGCCTTAAGACAGCTTCCGGAGGCTGTCATGCGCTTTAAGCAGGGTTTTGGCAGACTTATGAGGCGCTCTTCTGACAGAGGTGTTGTTCTGGTAACAGACGTACGCTGCATCACAAAACCCTACGGGCGGCTTTTTCTTGACTCAGTGCCTCCCGCAAGACAGTTTGTAGCAAGCTCTGAGGCTGTTATATCGGAGGTGGAGGGTTTTTTGTACGGATAA
- the lysC gene encoding lysine-sensitive aspartokinase 3 codes for MVVLKFGGTSVQNAERMDAVLSIVENNLKNRAVLVSSATAKTTDRLIQAARAAARGDDENYQSILNVIITHHYEIAHAFLSKDYLDKATDTLQKLFSELADILKSLCEERHMSKKDLDYIQSFGERMSTFLLYYRALERGMDAFLADSREYIKTDDNYGAAQVDYQTTERLLSSFIKKNNNKLIIMQGFIASAVDGTTTTLGRGGSDFSAAIIGAAIGADEIQIWTDVHGIMSADPRVVDNPRPIPAMSYQEAAELAYFGAKVVHPSTIQPAVEKGIPVLVKNTMAPEKPGTTITSKSPSKGLKAITGKKHISLINIRSYRMLNAYGFLNKIFSVFAEHKTPVDLIATSEVSVSLTIDDNSNLGAITKELSRIAKVDVEEDKSIVSLIGEDVWKSHETIIKTFSALKGIDVRMITMGSSHINLSFVVHKDKADEAVRRLHKTFFLDR; via the coding sequence ATGGTAGTATTAAAATTTGGCGGTACATCGGTACAAAATGCAGAAAGAATGGACGCTGTTCTGTCCATAGTAGAGAATAACCTCAAAAATAGAGCGGTACTTGTTTCTTCTGCTACGGCAAAGACTACAGACAGACTAATCCAAGCGGCACGTGCTGCGGCACGCGGGGATGATGAGAATTATCAGAGCATTTTAAACGTGATAATAACTCATCACTATGAGATTGCTCATGCGTTCTTAAGCAAAGATTATCTGGATAAAGCAACGGATACGCTGCAAAAACTTTTTTCCGAGCTTGCTGATATTCTCAAGTCCCTCTGTGAAGAAAGGCATATGAGCAAAAAGGACTTGGACTATATCCAGTCTTTTGGAGAGAGAATGTCAACCTTTCTGCTCTACTACCGTGCACTTGAGAGAGGTATGGATGCCTTTCTTGCTGACAGTAGGGAGTACATAAAAACAGATGACAACTACGGAGCTGCACAGGTAGACTATCAAACAACAGAGAGGCTTCTCTCTTCCTTTATAAAAAAGAATAATAATAAACTTATAATCATGCAGGGCTTTATTGCCTCTGCAGTCGACGGCACCACTACGACTCTTGGCAGAGGAGGGTCAGACTTTAGTGCTGCCATAATTGGGGCTGCAATAGGTGCGGATGAGATTCAGATATGGACCGATGTCCATGGAATTATGAGTGCCGATCCCAGAGTAGTGGACAATCCAAGGCCTATTCCTGCCATGAGCTACCAGGAAGCAGCTGAGCTTGCTTACTTTGGTGCCAAGGTCGTACACCCTTCTACCATACAGCCTGCTGTTGAAAAAGGGATTCCTGTTCTTGTAAAGAATACAATGGCACCAGAAAAGCCTGGAACCACGATAACAAGCAAAAGCCCTTCCAAGGGGCTCAAGGCGATTACAGGCAAAAAGCATATAAGCCTTATCAACATCCGCTCATACCGTATGCTCAATGCCTATGGTTTTCTCAATAAGATTTTCTCTGTTTTTGCAGAGCACAAGACACCTGTAGATTTGATTGCCACTTCTGAGGTCTCTGTGTCTCTGACAATAGATGATAATTCCAATCTGGGAGCTATTACAAAAGAGCTGTCCAGGATAGCAAAGGTTGATGTAGAAGAAGACAAGAGTATTGTCTCCCTTATAGGAGAAGATGTGTGGAAAAGCCATGAGACTATCATAAAGACCTTCTCCGCCCTCAAAGGTATAGACGTTAGGATGATAACAATGGGGTCTTCTCATATTAATCTCTCTTTTGTTGTGCACAAGGATAAGGCGGACGAGGCTGTAAGAAGACTGCACAAGACCTTTTTTTTAGACAGGTGA
- a CDS encoding J domain-containing protein, translated as MSDIFERLSRILRAELNRFKSDFFETDDSDAVFREAMEELDDFLAGRTYRTERQKNSTFHKPSIDPEIQKAFDVLGLSYDSSFPMVKKAYREAMRRFHPDRIQGDEEALKKATEEAKKINHAYSVLKDFFTAKGL; from the coding sequence GTGAGTGATATTTTTGAGAGGCTTTCCCGTATTCTTAGGGCCGAGCTCAACAGGTTTAAAAGCGATTTTTTCGAAACAGATGACTCAGATGCTGTCTTCCGTGAGGCTATGGAGGAGCTTGACGATTTTCTTGCAGGCAGAACATACCGCACAGAGAGGCAAAAGAACAGCACTTTCCATAAGCCCTCAATTGATCCAGAGATACAGAAGGCTTTTGATGTGCTGGGACTTTCTTACGACAGCTCTTTTCCCATGGTTAAGAAGGCTTACAGAGAGGCCATGAGGCGTTTTCACCCTGATAGGATACAGGGGGATGAAGAAGCTTTAAAAAAGGCTACAGAGGAAGCCAAAAAAATCAATCATGCTTATTCTGTTCTCAAGGATTTCTTTACAGCTAAGGGCTTGTAA
- a CDS encoding sigma-54 dependent transcriptional regulator, which translates to MIFTILIADDEKNIREGLGSFLKMEGYQVILAEDGQEAKNLLAEEEIDLVIADLRMPKISGEELLKHIKDNYSTVPVIILTGHGTVESAVQAMRDGAFDFLTKPPDLDRLGLLVKRALSTREMILQQKILQRELEKDKRFGLIIGKSPKMKHIFEVIEQVAPTKASVLITGESGVGKEKIADAIHYFSDRRDKPLIKVHCAALAETLLESELFGHEKGAFTGAVSAKRGRFELAHGGTLFLDEIGEISPAVQVKLLRVLQEKKFERVGGERTLEVDVRIIAATNKDLKAEVENGNFREDLYYRLNVVHVQLPPLRDRKEDIPLLAAAFLKELAHENNKTINGIDQKARMILHHYSWPGNIRELRNCIESAVVMSRDSIITAEDLPPHIREAGDHEDYIRIPLGSSMEEAEKEIIRSTLLYCNGNKSKAAEILGIGRKTLYRKIEEYNLEQ; encoded by the coding sequence ATGATATTTACGATACTTATTGCAGATGATGAAAAAAACATACGCGAAGGGCTTGGCTCATTCCTCAAGATGGAAGGATACCAGGTTATTCTTGCAGAAGACGGACAAGAAGCAAAGAATTTACTGGCAGAAGAAGAGATCGATCTCGTAATCGCTGACCTTAGAATGCCAAAGATAAGTGGAGAAGAACTACTTAAGCATATTAAAGACAATTACTCCACAGTGCCGGTAATAATACTCACGGGACATGGTACTGTGGAATCCGCTGTGCAGGCAATGCGCGATGGCGCCTTTGATTTTCTTACAAAGCCGCCTGATTTGGACAGGTTGGGGTTGCTTGTAAAGCGTGCTCTCTCTACGCGAGAAATGATTCTGCAGCAAAAGATACTGCAGAGAGAACTCGAAAAGGACAAGCGCTTTGGCCTTATCATAGGAAAAAGTCCCAAGATGAAGCATATCTTTGAGGTGATAGAGCAGGTTGCACCGACAAAAGCCTCTGTTCTCATAACCGGAGAAAGCGGAGTTGGTAAGGAAAAAATAGCCGATGCAATCCACTACTTCTCCGACAGAAGGGACAAGCCGTTGATAAAAGTTCACTGTGCAGCACTTGCAGAAACACTGCTTGAGAGCGAATTGTTTGGCCATGAGAAGGGTGCTTTTACCGGAGCAGTTTCTGCAAAACGCGGTCGTTTTGAGCTTGCTCACGGTGGTACACTCTTTCTTGACGAGATAGGTGAGATAAGCCCTGCCGTTCAGGTAAAACTCCTGCGTGTACTGCAGGAAAAAAAGTTTGAGAGAGTCGGCGGAGAACGCACACTGGAAGTGGACGTGAGAATAATAGCTGCCACCAACAAGGATTTAAAAGCGGAGGTGGAGAATGGTAATTTTAGAGAAGATCTGTACTACCGCCTCAACGTTGTTCACGTACAGCTCCCTCCTCTGCGAGACAGAAAAGAAGATATCCCACTTCTTGCAGCAGCTTTTCTTAAAGAACTTGCCCACGAGAACAACAAAACCATAAACGGCATTGACCAGAAAGCCCGTATGATACTTCACCATTACTCCTGGCCTGGCAACATAAGGGAGCTTAGAAACTGCATAGAAAGCGCTGTAGTGATGAGCCGCGACAGCATCATTACTGCAGAAGACCTGCCTCCCCATATCCGAGAAGCAGGTGACCATGAGGACTATATCCGCATCCCTCTTGGCTCAAGCATGGAAGAAGCGGAAAAAGAAATAATAAGAAGCACTCTGCTTTATTGTAATGGCAACAAAAGTAAAGCTGCAGAAATACTAGGAATAGGCAGAAAAACACTTTACAGAAAAATAGAAGAATACAACCTTGAGCAATAG
- a CDS encoding ATP-binding protein, whose product MRPFLERAIAKLDKLDGVQLRRVFEDLSDEYELFEDVLHSMPEAVIVADKKGNLIFSSRLAQKLGLVCSDAEECNLASAIKDKQIRDVVVSAVDNEETVRGKEFTLMLGAVHRRFRLDVVPLVRKGRIRGNLILLEDITERRAEQMRLRRAENLASLTTLAASVAHEIKNPLGAISIHVQLLEKSANNKGQLSYEEMKPFLSVMKEETERLNRIVVDFLFAVRPINLELSSTNIEDLIEELLKLVRPELKEKKIIVTRKYLGLPPLNIDGRYMKQAMLNIIENAIQAMPEGGEITIRTGIKDNRAMVAFDDSGQGIPDDLKEKIFEPYFTTKDTGTGLGLTIVYKIIREHGGDIELSSEQGKGTSFVFLLPLPPEALKMISWKGENSPG is encoded by the coding sequence ATGAGGCCTTTTCTTGAGAGAGCAATTGCCAAGTTGGATAAGCTGGATGGGGTTCAGCTTAGGCGGGTTTTTGAAGACCTTAGCGATGAGTATGAGCTTTTTGAGGATGTTTTGCATTCTATGCCTGAGGCTGTTATAGTAGCTGATAAAAAGGGAAATCTAATATTCTCCAGCAGGCTTGCTCAAAAATTGGGATTGGTATGCAGCGATGCTGAGGAGTGTAATCTTGCTTCTGCAATAAAGGATAAGCAGATAAGGGATGTTGTAGTCAGTGCCGTGGATAATGAGGAAACTGTGAGAGGTAAGGAGTTTACTCTCATGCTTGGTGCTGTACATAGGAGGTTTAGGCTGGATGTGGTGCCTTTGGTACGCAAGGGCAGGATAAGGGGTAATCTTATCCTGCTCGAGGATATCACGGAGAGAAGAGCTGAGCAGATGAGACTGAGGCGGGCGGAGAATCTTGCTTCTCTTACTACTCTTGCAGCCAGTGTTGCTCATGAGATAAAGAATCCTCTGGGTGCTATAAGCATACATGTGCAGCTGCTTGAAAAGTCTGCCAATAACAAGGGGCAACTTAGTTATGAGGAGATGAAGCCTTTTTTGTCTGTTATGAAGGAAGAGACAGAAAGGCTCAATAGAATTGTTGTCGATTTTTTGTTTGCAGTGCGTCCCATAAATTTGGAGCTTAGCTCTACCAATATAGAAGACCTTATAGAAGAGCTTCTTAAGCTTGTAAGGCCGGAGTTAAAAGAGAAAAAAATAATTGTGACAAGAAAATATCTTGGTCTTCCGCCTCTTAATATAGACGGAAGATATATGAAGCAGGCAATGCTCAATATAATAGAGAACGCAATACAGGCTATGCCTGAGGGCGGGGAAATTACTATAAGAACTGGTATCAAGGATAATAGGGCTATGGTAGCCTTTGATGATAGCGGGCAGGGTATACCCGATGATTTAAAAGAAAAGATTTTTGAGCCTTATTTTACGACAAAGGATACAGGTACGGGGCTTGGGCTTACGATAGTATATAAGATAATACGGGAACATGGCGGAGATATAGAGCTTAGTTCCGAACAGGGAAAGGGAACAAGCTTTGTTTTCCTTCTACCGCTTCCGCCAGAAGCTCTCAAGATGATAAGCTGGAAGGGAGAGAACAGCCCGGGCTGA
- a CDS encoding CvpA family protein has product MSALDYVFVAVIVLFVVQGLIKGFIHGLFSVIAVGGGLAVGAIWGSYVAGFYDELLGVSVWSPVLGFLSLFILVYAVVKLVENVLDKFIEKVNLESLDKALGFFLGIIKGVIVVAVLIMILAGQQFVDFSRALEVSFFYKLISPVLPDLSLLIDSASKVIR; this is encoded by the coding sequence ATGTCTGCTCTTGATTATGTTTTTGTTGCTGTGATTGTTTTGTTTGTTGTGCAGGGCTTGATTAAGGGGTTTATACATGGGCTTTTTTCTGTGATTGCTGTGGGTGGAGGTCTTGCTGTTGGGGCGATATGGGGTAGTTATGTTGCTGGGTTTTATGATGAGCTTTTAGGTGTGTCTGTGTGGAGTCCTGTTTTGGGTTTTCTTTCTCTTTTTATTCTTGTTTATGCTGTGGTTAAGCTTGTGGAGAATGTTCTTGATAAGTTTATAGAAAAAGTTAACCTCGAGAGTCTTGATAAGGCATTGGGGTTTTTCTTGGGGATTATCAAGGGTGTTATTGTTGTTGCCGTGCTTATCATGATTCTTGCAGGGCAGCAGTTTGTGGATTTTTCCAGAGCTCTTGAGGTGTCTTTTTTTTATAAGTTGATTTCTCCTGTTTTACCGGATTTGTCTTTGTTGATTGATTCTGCGAGTAAGGTTATACGTTAG
- the murG gene encoding undecaprenyldiphospho-muramoylpentapeptide beta-N-acetylglucosaminyltransferase produces the protein MRIVYTGGGTGGHVFPAVAVHSELEKRVDGLEAFWIGSSSGPERGWVEDAGIVFYGVFSGKLRRYFSLCNVLDVFKVFIGFLQSFFILLRLRPDVLFSKGGYVAVPPVVAAKVLGIPVVIHESDFDPGLATRITCRFARKILLTYEETVSFFAPEFRDRCVATGNPIRASVLDGSAERAGEFFPLDDRPLVLVLGGSSGARQVNELVWAVLPRLLEHVQVIHQAGAFADEAPVYEGYHCVEFMSYELAHVLARADVVVSRAGAGAVAEFAALGKACVFIPLGKEYGSRGDQVRNASYLAGNHAAVVLAGDDANPDSLFSAVMRLVSSPSERSLLSERIASFSRPDAASAIADVIVSCVQHS, from the coding sequence ATGCGTATTGTTTATACTGGTGGTGGTACGGGAGGGCATGTTTTTCCTGCTGTTGCTGTTCATTCTGAGCTTGAAAAAAGGGTTGATGGGCTTGAGGCTTTTTGGATTGGTTCTTCTTCTGGTCCCGAGAGGGGGTGGGTGGAGGATGCGGGGATTGTTTTTTATGGTGTGTTCAGCGGTAAGTTGAGAAGGTATTTTTCTTTGTGTAATGTGCTGGATGTTTTTAAGGTTTTTATAGGTTTTTTGCAATCTTTTTTTATTCTTCTTAGGTTGAGGCCGGATGTGCTTTTTTCTAAGGGGGGGTATGTTGCTGTTCCTCCCGTCGTTGCTGCTAAGGTTCTTGGTATTCCTGTTGTTATTCATGAGTCGGATTTTGATCCGGGGCTTGCTACGAGGATTACTTGTCGTTTTGCAAGGAAGATTTTGCTTACGTATGAGGAGACTGTTTCTTTTTTTGCTCCCGAGTTTAGGGATAGGTGTGTTGCTACGGGTAATCCTATAAGAGCTTCTGTTCTTGATGGTTCTGCTGAGAGGGCGGGAGAGTTTTTTCCTTTGGATGATCGGCCTCTTGTTCTTGTGCTTGGGGGGAGTTCTGGAGCAAGGCAGGTTAATGAGCTTGTGTGGGCTGTTTTGCCCAGGCTTCTTGAGCATGTGCAGGTGATTCATCAGGCAGGGGCTTTTGCTGATGAGGCTCCTGTATATGAGGGGTATCATTGTGTTGAGTTTATGTCTTATGAGCTTGCACATGTTCTTGCGCGTGCTGATGTTGTGGTTTCTCGTGCGGGTGCGGGTGCTGTCGCGGAGTTTGCTGCTCTTGGTAAGGCTTGTGTTTTTATTCCTCTTGGTAAGGAGTATGGCAGCAGAGGAGACCAGGTGCGCAATGCTTCTTATCTTGCTGGGAATCATGCTGCTGTTGTGCTCGCGGGTGATGATGCCAATCCTGATAGCCTTTTTTCTGCTGTGATGCGTCTCGTTTCTTCTCCTTCCGAAAGGTCTTTGTTGTCCGAGAGGATTGCTTCTTTTTCCAGGCCTGATGCTGCTTCTGCTATTGCGGATGTGATTGTTTCTTGTGTACAGCATTCTTAG